A region from the Halosolutus gelatinilyticus genome encodes:
- a CDS encoding GlcG/HbpS family heme-binding protein, whose translation MTDPLSLDTAKRLIAAAERRAEAIDNPMVIAITNDEGNLIAQHRMDGAWLASVDISRNKAYTAAALETPTHELADPATPGESLYGVQHTNQGRIVIFGGGYPLSRDGDLVGAIGVSGGAVEQDMDVAEAGLDEFEERTA comes from the coding sequence GTGACCGACCCACTCAGCCTCGACACTGCGAAACGCCTCATCGCCGCCGCAGAGCGACGAGCGGAGGCGATCGACAACCCGATGGTGATCGCAATCACGAACGACGAAGGCAACCTGATCGCCCAGCACCGGATGGACGGCGCGTGGCTCGCCTCGGTCGACATCTCGCGGAACAAAGCCTACACGGCGGCCGCCCTGGAGACGCCGACCCACGAGTTGGCCGACCCGGCGACGCCCGGCGAATCCCTCTACGGCGTCCAGCACACCAACCAGGGCCGGATCGTCATCTTCGGCGGAGGCTATCCACTCTCCCGGGACGGCGACCTCGTCGGCGCGATCGGCGTCAGCGGCGGCGCCGTCGAACAGGACATGGACGTCGCGGAGGCCGGCCTCGACGAGTTCGAGGAACGCACCGCCTAG
- a CDS encoding ABC transporter permease, with amino-acid sequence MRNALHNARERAARRPVEATIGGLVLLLAFLWLTPASWQAATLRLAVPIALAAIGGIFAEKSGVINIGIEGLLIVSAFSSIIAVHWLGDGAATMGLSNQWWGLLAGVLASVLLALVFAIVCIEFEADQIIAGLAVWLISLGLAPFASRIVFGSPNTANITRFGAVTVPVLSELPLVGHLLFDAPPQVYIMLLGAAAGWYVLSRTTFGRWVVASGENPKALDTAGVDVRKVRYAAVLLSGVFAGLGGAGFALGHLGTFAGGGDTAIGGRGFIAIATYLLANYHPIGALLGSFLFAGLNSMQNGLQTAGYAIPSELIRTIPYVTVIVVLVFVGRTRLPAAAGDHYESGED; translated from the coding sequence ATGCGTAACGCGCTGCACAACGCGCGCGAACGGGCCGCCCGTCGCCCGGTCGAAGCGACGATCGGCGGGCTCGTCCTCCTGCTCGCGTTCCTGTGGCTCACCCCCGCGAGCTGGCAGGCAGCGACGCTGCGACTGGCCGTTCCGATCGCGCTCGCCGCGATCGGCGGCATCTTCGCCGAGAAGAGCGGCGTCATCAACATCGGGATCGAGGGGCTGCTCATCGTGTCGGCGTTCAGTTCGATCATCGCCGTCCACTGGCTCGGCGACGGCGCCGCGACGATGGGGCTCTCGAACCAGTGGTGGGGCCTGCTCGCGGGCGTGCTCGCCAGCGTCCTGCTGGCGCTGGTCTTCGCGATCGTCTGCATCGAGTTCGAAGCCGACCAGATCATCGCGGGGCTCGCGGTCTGGCTCATCTCGCTCGGGCTCGCGCCGTTCGCCTCGCGGATCGTCTTCGGCAGTCCGAACACCGCGAACATTACACGCTTCGGCGCCGTGACCGTCCCGGTGCTGTCGGAGCTCCCCCTGGTCGGCCACCTGCTGTTCGACGCGCCGCCGCAGGTGTACATCATGCTTCTCGGGGCGGCCGCGGGCTGGTACGTGCTCTCCCGGACGACGTTCGGGCGCTGGGTCGTCGCCAGCGGCGAGAACCCGAAGGCCCTGGACACGGCCGGCGTCGACGTCCGCAAGGTCCGGTACGCCGCGGTACTCCTCTCGGGCGTGTTCGCCGGCCTCGGCGGCGCCGGCTTCGCGCTGGGCCACCTCGGCACGTTCGCCGGCGGCGGCGACACGGCGATCGGCGGCCGCGGCTTCATCGCGATCGCGACCTACCTGCTCGCGAACTACCACCCGATCGGCGCGCTGCTCGGCTCGTTCCTCTTCGCCGGGCTCAACTCGATGCAAAACGGACTCCAGACGGCGGGTTACGCCATCCCGTCCGAACTCATCCGGACGATCCCGTACGTGACGGTCATCGTCGTGCTCGTCTTCGTCGGTCGGACCCGCCTCCCGGCAGCCGCCGGCGACCACTACGAGTCCGGCGAAGACTGA
- a CDS encoding CaiB/BaiF CoA transferase family protein gives MTLDAVRVVDLTRLLPGPYATQLLADLGADVIKVEDPDRGDYARHLPPFTEDGAGAIFEAVNRGKRSVALDLKADDQREALLRLVQDADVLIESFRPGVADRLGVGYEIVRDRNPDIVYCSLSGYGQDGPYRDHAGHDLGYVGLAGLLDVTRSDTEERPRIPGYPVADMAGGLFAAFAIVSALLDRELGDGGGTYLDCSLSDAALSFSQAVAFPALSGDDPRPGDGLLTGGYPWYNVYETADDRYVTLSALEPTFWRAFCEAIDRSDLVSLHGTIDEAEQAALREELEAIFVDRPRDEWVEFAEPEIPIAPVLTPAEALHHPQFADRELVRRGESPAILSPVSAASDAPAMVPDHGEHTRSILESAGYDDAAIDALLEE, from the coding sequence ATGACCCTCGACGCGGTTCGCGTCGTCGACCTGACGCGGCTCCTCCCCGGCCCGTACGCCACCCAGTTGCTCGCGGACCTCGGCGCCGACGTGATCAAGGTCGAAGATCCCGATCGCGGCGATTACGCGCGACACCTGCCCCCGTTCACCGAGGACGGCGCCGGCGCGATCTTCGAGGCCGTCAATCGCGGGAAGCGAAGCGTCGCGCTGGACCTGAAAGCCGACGACCAGCGGGAGGCGCTCCTGCGACTCGTCCAGGACGCGGACGTCCTGATCGAGAGCTTTCGCCCCGGCGTCGCCGATCGGCTCGGCGTCGGCTACGAGATCGTGCGCGATCGCAACCCCGATATCGTCTACTGCTCGCTCTCCGGCTACGGCCAGGACGGGCCGTACCGCGACCACGCCGGCCACGACCTAGGGTACGTCGGCCTAGCGGGCCTGCTCGACGTGACGCGATCGGATACCGAGGAGCGACCCAGAATTCCGGGCTACCCCGTCGCGGACATGGCCGGCGGACTGTTCGCGGCGTTCGCGATCGTCTCGGCGCTGCTGGATCGGGAACTCGGCGACGGCGGCGGGACCTACTTGGACTGCTCGCTCTCCGACGCGGCCCTGTCGTTCTCGCAGGCCGTCGCGTTCCCGGCCCTCTCCGGGGACGACCCCCGGCCGGGCGACGGCCTGCTCACCGGCGGCTATCCCTGGTACAACGTCTACGAGACCGCCGACGATCGCTACGTTACGCTCTCGGCGCTCGAACCCACGTTCTGGCGGGCGTTCTGCGAGGCGATCGACCGATCGGACCTCGTCTCCCTCCACGGGACGATCGACGAAGCGGAACAGGCCGCGCTCCGAGAAGAACTCGAAGCGATCTTCGTCGATCGTCCCCGCGACGAGTGGGTCGAGTTCGCGGAGCCGGAGATTCCGATCGCGCCCGTGCTGACGCCGGCGGAAGCGCTCCATCACCCGCAGTTCGCCGATCGGGAGCTGGTCCGTCGGGGCGAGTCGCCGGCGATCCTCTCGCCCGTCTCGGCGGCGTCCGACGCCCCGGCGATGGTACCCGATCACGGCGAGCACACGCGATCGATTCTCGAATCCGCCGGCTACGACGACGCGGCGATCGACGCGTTGCTGGAGGAGTAG
- a CDS encoding DUF488 domain-containing protein, producing the protein MGDATLSDTYVAAIQHDRADVPPNVTLVGVVRNPTPWFHAAVDENVPELGPPRSLLDSTKDAEEDLKMQGLCEEGAHNAAWDRVGFDDRYREHLDESSEAQAAIESLADRLESGESIALVCFENTDKKRCHRTILRDRLEGSTDIA; encoded by the coding sequence ATGGGAGATGCGACGCTTTCGGACACCTACGTCGCCGCAATCCAGCACGACCGGGCCGACGTCCCGCCGAACGTGACGCTCGTCGGCGTCGTCCGGAATCCGACGCCGTGGTTCCACGCGGCCGTCGACGAGAACGTCCCCGAACTGGGGCCGCCGCGGAGCCTGCTCGACTCGACGAAAGACGCCGAGGAGGACCTCAAGATGCAGGGGCTCTGCGAGGAGGGCGCGCACAACGCCGCCTGGGATCGGGTCGGATTCGACGATCGGTACCGCGAGCACCTCGACGAGTCTTCGGAGGCGCAGGCGGCGATCGAATCGCTGGCGGATCGGCTCGAAAGCGGCGAGTCGATCGCCCTCGTCTGTTTCGAGAACACGGACAAGAAGCGGTGTCACCGAACGATCCTCCGCGATCGGCTGGAGGGGAGTACGGACATCGCCTAG
- a CDS encoding DUF4870 domain-containing protein, with translation MTSTTSTPSPGPELLTERSIGGILVHIFALGTGIIGAGLVYFISNNEFTQTNARNALNWHASVLALTIIAILVFIPGADELTIGGEVMEWSLLPSPLDTVFALIGILLLILAILAWFLTGIFTLIATAKAIFGTAWEYPLARKFVQRYT, from the coding sequence ATGACATCAACAACATCCACTCCGAGTCCCGGCCCAGAATTGCTCACTGAACGATCCATCGGCGGGATCTTAGTCCACATATTCGCACTTGGGACTGGCATTATTGGTGCTGGACTCGTCTACTTTATCTCGAATAACGAGTTCACACAAACGAATGCCCGTAACGCATTAAACTGGCACGCATCAGTATTAGCCCTCACCATTATTGCTATTCTCGTGTTCATTCCCGGTGCTGACGAGCTAACGATTGGTGGTGAGGTAATGGAGTGGTCCCTGCTTCCCTCACCACTTGATACCGTATTTGCTCTCATCGGTATACTGTTACTGATCCTAGCGATACTTGCGTGGTTCCTTACAGGGATCTTTACACTGATTGCCACGGCCAAAGCGATCTTCGGTACTGCATGGGAATACCCGCTCGCACGCAAATTCGTTCAACGGTACACATGA
- a CDS encoding ABC transporter ATP-binding protein — protein MTESGTGTTGGTGSSTGAGDGSADRTAPDGDLAVHMDGVTKRFPGVVANDDVDLRVERGTVHALLGENGAGKTTLMNVLYGLYEPEEGRVVVDGEARSFDSPRDAIDAGIGMIHQHFMLVDPMTVAENIALGDEPTKWFGMAVDRDRIEREIRDLCDRYGFDVDPGATVEELSVGVQQRVEILKALYRGADVLILDEPTAVLTPQEVEGLYDVLEELTDRGKTIIFITHKLEEATHAADAITVLRDGESVGTVDPGATSREDLAERMVGREVILEAESEPTETGDVVLSTRNVTVEDARGVEVVSGIDLDVRAGEIVGIAGVDGNGQAELVEAITGLRIPKTGTISYRDDDVTDWSRRDRIEAGMAYVPEDRHERGLVMPFDLVENGVLGSQRSAAFADGDRIDWAGVRDHAEEIIETYDVRPPDADAAARSFSGGNQQKFIVGREFERDPSLVVATHPTRGVDIGSTEFIHDRLLELRREGVAILLVSSKLDEVRSLSDRLAVIYEGEFIDVTDPDAVTEEELGLRMAGQRPGDDRGESGDNVDTGDAGGTGGSGADREPTDAGGEAR, from the coding sequence ATGACCGAGTCGGGAACGGGAACGACGGGCGGGACGGGATCGAGCACGGGGGCGGGAGACGGATCCGCGGACCGGACGGCTCCGGACGGCGATCTCGCCGTGCACATGGACGGCGTCACCAAGCGGTTCCCCGGCGTCGTCGCCAACGACGACGTCGATCTGCGCGTCGAACGGGGCACCGTCCACGCCCTCCTCGGCGAGAACGGCGCCGGCAAGACGACGCTGATGAACGTCCTCTACGGGCTCTACGAACCCGAGGAGGGCCGCGTCGTCGTCGACGGCGAGGCGCGATCGTTCGACTCGCCCCGGGACGCGATCGACGCCGGCATCGGGATGATCCACCAGCACTTCATGCTCGTCGACCCCATGACGGTCGCCGAGAACATCGCGCTGGGGGACGAACCGACGAAGTGGTTCGGCATGGCGGTCGACCGCGATCGCATCGAGCGCGAGATCCGCGACCTCTGCGATCGGTACGGGTTCGACGTCGATCCGGGGGCGACCGTCGAGGAGTTGAGCGTCGGGGTGCAACAGCGCGTCGAGATCCTCAAGGCGCTGTACCGGGGAGCCGACGTCCTCATCCTCGACGAACCGACGGCCGTCCTCACGCCCCAGGAGGTCGAGGGGCTCTACGACGTCCTCGAGGAGCTTACCGACCGGGGGAAGACGATCATCTTCATCACGCACAAACTCGAGGAGGCGACCCACGCCGCGGACGCGATCACCGTCCTCCGGGACGGGGAGTCCGTCGGAACGGTCGACCCCGGCGCGACGAGCCGCGAGGACCTGGCCGAGCGCATGGTCGGCCGGGAGGTGATCCTCGAGGCCGAATCCGAACCGACCGAGACGGGCGACGTCGTGCTCTCGACGCGGAACGTCACGGTCGAAGACGCCCGCGGCGTCGAGGTCGTCTCCGGGATCGACCTCGACGTCCGGGCCGGCGAGATCGTCGGCATCGCCGGCGTCGACGGCAACGGGCAGGCCGAACTGGTCGAGGCGATCACCGGCCTGCGGATCCCCAAAACGGGGACGATCAGCTACCGGGACGACGACGTCACCGACTGGTCCCGGCGCGATCGGATCGAGGCCGGGATGGCGTACGTCCCCGAGGACCGCCACGAGCGCGGGCTCGTGATGCCGTTCGACCTGGTCGAGAACGGCGTCCTCGGCAGCCAGCGATCGGCGGCGTTCGCCGACGGCGACCGCATCGACTGGGCCGGCGTCCGCGACCACGCCGAGGAGATCATCGAGACCTACGACGTCCGCCCGCCGGACGCCGACGCCGCCGCGCGATCGTTCTCCGGGGGGAACCAGCAGAAGTTCATCGTCGGGCGCGAGTTCGAACGCGACCCGTCGCTGGTCGTCGCGACCCACCCCACCCGGGGCGTCGACATCGGCTCGACAGAGTTCATCCACGATCGGCTCCTGGAGCTTCGCCGCGAGGGGGTCGCGATCCTGCTCGTCTCCTCGAAACTCGACGAGGTCCGCTCGCTGTCCGATCGGCTGGCGGTCATCTACGAGGGCGAGTTCATCGACGTCACCGATCCCGACGCCGTGACCGAGGAGGAACTCGGCCTGCGCATGGCCGGCCAGCGGCCCGGGGACGATCGCGGCGAGTCCGGCGACAACGTCGATACCGGCGACGCGGGCGGTACCGGCGGCTCCGGCGCCGACCGCGAGCCGACCGACGCCGGGGGTGAGGCCCGATGA
- a CDS encoding nucleoside phosphorylase has translation MTGHSEDPNADVQYHLEVGPEDVADTVLLPGNPERLEKIVAHWDDHEIVAHHREYRTATGRYRETPISVTSTGIGSPSAAIAVEELARAGSDTFIRVGSCGAIQAEMDVGDLVITTGAVRQEGTSDEYVREDYPAAADYEVVSALVAAAERLGYDYHTGVTMSADSFYAGQGRPGYEGFEAAWAEDLVDQLSEANVKNIEMEASAILTIATVYGLRAGAVCTVYANRETGEFRTEGESRAAETATLATHLLAKMDAKKREAGVDHWHAGLSIDE, from the coding sequence ATGACTGGTCACAGCGAAGATCCGAACGCCGACGTGCAGTACCACCTCGAAGTCGGCCCCGAGGACGTCGCCGATACCGTCCTCCTGCCGGGGAACCCCGAACGCCTCGAGAAGATCGTCGCCCACTGGGACGATCACGAGATCGTCGCCCACCATCGCGAGTACCGAACGGCGACCGGCCGGTACCGAGAGACGCCGATCTCCGTCACCTCGACCGGGATCGGCAGTCCCTCGGCCGCGATCGCCGTCGAGGAACTCGCCCGCGCGGGGTCGGACACGTTCATCAGAGTGGGCTCCTGCGGGGCGATCCAGGCCGAGATGGACGTCGGCGACCTCGTGATCACGACCGGCGCGGTCCGCCAGGAGGGGACCAGCGACGAGTACGTCCGCGAGGACTACCCTGCGGCGGCGGACTACGAGGTCGTCTCGGCGCTCGTCGCAGCCGCCGAACGGCTCGGCTACGACTACCACACCGGCGTGACGATGAGTGCGGATTCGTTCTACGCGGGGCAGGGGCGACCGGGCTACGAGGGCTTCGAGGCCGCCTGGGCCGAAGACCTCGTCGACCAGCTCTCCGAGGCCAACGTCAAAAACATCGAGATGGAGGCCAGCGCCATCCTCACGATCGCGACCGTCTACGGGCTCCGGGCGGGCGCGGTCTGTACCGTCTACGCCAACCGCGAGACCGGTGAGTTCCGGACGGAGGGCGAGTCTCGTGCCGCCGAGACGGCGACCCTCGCGACCCACCTGCTCGCGAAGATGGACGCCAAAAAGCGCGAGGCTGGCGTCGATCACTGGCACGCCGGGCTCTCGATCGACGAGTAA
- a CDS encoding phosphopantetheine adenylyltransferase, whose amino-acid sequence MDVALGGTFDPVHDGHRRLFERAFELGDVTVGLTTDELAPKTRHVERHVRPYDDRKRALETELNRLADEYDREFEVRPLGEPTGIATEPQFEYLVVSPETRDGGERINEIRRERGHEPLEIVVVPHVLAEDGDIISSTRIVQGEIDEHGAVFSDEE is encoded by the coding sequence ATGGACGTCGCGCTTGGTGGGACGTTCGACCCCGTTCACGACGGCCACCGGCGGCTGTTCGAACGAGCGTTCGAACTCGGAGACGTGACTGTCGGGTTGACGACCGACGAGCTCGCGCCGAAGACGCGCCACGTCGAACGGCACGTCAGGCCGTACGACGATCGGAAGCGAGCCCTCGAAACCGAACTCAATCGACTCGCGGACGAGTACGATCGCGAGTTCGAGGTCCGGCCGCTCGGAGAGCCGACCGGCATCGCGACCGAACCGCAGTTCGAGTATCTGGTCGTCTCACCCGAAACCCGCGACGGGGGCGAGCGAATTAACGAGATCCGGCGCGAACGAGGCCACGAGCCGCTGGAGATCGTCGTCGTCCCGCACGTCCTCGCCGAGGACGGCGACATCATCTCGAGTACCCGGATCGTCCAGGGGGAAATCGACGAGCACGGCGCCGTCTTCTCCGACGAGGAGTGA
- a CDS encoding transcription initiation factor IIB family protein has protein sequence MHSARDRLEYEPWLEQLDEIGDRLDLSAEARSCATDLFLLDVPESDRSKRPVLAASVYAGALVAGDGRTQGAVADAADVSRLSIQSRWKDLLEAAGLEPPGW, from the coding sequence ATGCACAGCGCCAGGGACCGCCTCGAATACGAACCGTGGCTCGAGCAGCTCGACGAGATCGGCGATCGACTCGATCTGTCGGCCGAGGCGCGGTCGTGTGCGACCGACCTCTTTCTGTTGGACGTCCCGGAGTCCGATCGCTCGAAACGACCGGTCCTCGCAGCCAGCGTCTACGCCGGCGCGCTCGTGGCGGGCGACGGCCGAACGCAGGGTGCGGTCGCCGACGCCGCAGACGTCTCTCGGCTCTCGATCCAGTCGCGCTGGAAGGACCTCCTCGAGGCCGCGGGTCTCGAGCCGCCCGGCTGGTAG
- the cdd gene encoding cytidine deaminase — MTAEELVAAAREIQSQAHVPYSEYRVGAALETADGEVFVGCNLENANYSNSLHAEEVAIAEAVKNGRREFSRIAVSSDRRDGVTPCGMCRQTLAEFCDDDLIVICDKGEGDVSEYTLGELLPNTITEDMLD; from the coding sequence ATGACCGCAGAGGAACTCGTCGCCGCCGCCCGGGAGATCCAGTCGCAGGCGCACGTCCCCTACTCCGAGTACCGCGTCGGGGCCGCCCTCGAGACGGCCGACGGGGAGGTATTCGTCGGCTGCAACCTGGAGAACGCGAACTACAGCAACAGCCTCCACGCCGAGGAAGTCGCGATCGCCGAGGCGGTAAAGAACGGTCGCCGCGAGTTCTCTCGAATCGCGGTCAGTTCGGATCGGCGGGACGGCGTCACCCCCTGTGGGATGTGCCGCCAGACGCTCGCGGAGTTCTGCGACGACGATCTGATCGTGATCTGCGACAAGGGCGAGGGCGATGTCTCGGAGTACACGCTCGGCGAACTACTGCCGAACACGATCACGGAAGATATGCTCGACTAG
- a CDS encoding ABC transporter permease translates to MSAPKERLDRLLERLVRASVLERIVISLAALLAAVLVGGVLVFVSGGFASCRAGLDLAGRTFCYNPMQVYYELFLGALGHPLEGGWSPTNYRLATTLQQTTLLIFAGLSVAVAFRAGLLNIGTQGQLVIGGLATAVTVVYAAAIVPGGFVGTIVLIPLGVLAGAVVGGLYGAIPGILKAYADANEVITTIMLNFVAVGVTSTLLSWRFQDPNSSTSKTRSVPEYAEIPTIPHVGFERMDFSLLALGFAVALILGIAWLLARTSFGYELRTSGIQPAAAAYGGVDEKRMTVASMTLSGALGGISGAFWVLMVHGSWRENVPSIGFDGIAVSVLAGNNPIGVGAAALLFGVIKSGQRSIGTATNVPPELVGILSGLIILFVAMPEFFRLLGRRYVDVGSPEPVRADGGTAGADGGADDA, encoded by the coding sequence ATGAGCGCGCCGAAAGAGCGGCTCGATCGACTGCTCGAACGGCTTGTCCGAGCCTCAGTCCTCGAACGGATCGTCATCAGCCTCGCGGCGCTGCTGGCCGCCGTCCTCGTCGGCGGCGTGCTCGTGTTCGTCTCGGGGGGGTTCGCCTCCTGTCGGGCCGGACTCGATCTCGCCGGCCGGACGTTCTGTTACAACCCGATGCAGGTGTACTACGAGCTGTTCCTCGGCGCGCTGGGCCATCCGCTCGAGGGCGGCTGGAGCCCCACGAACTACAGGCTCGCGACCACGCTCCAGCAGACGACGCTGCTGATCTTCGCCGGGCTGTCGGTCGCGGTGGCGTTCCGCGCCGGCCTGCTCAACATCGGAACCCAGGGCCAGCTCGTGATCGGCGGGCTCGCGACGGCCGTCACGGTCGTCTACGCGGCGGCGATCGTCCCCGGCGGCTTCGTCGGGACGATCGTCCTCATCCCGCTGGGCGTGCTCGCCGGCGCGGTCGTCGGCGGACTCTACGGCGCGATACCGGGAATTCTGAAGGCCTACGCCGACGCCAACGAGGTCATCACGACGATCATGCTCAACTTCGTCGCCGTCGGCGTCACGTCGACGCTGCTCTCCTGGCGGTTCCAGGACCCGAACAGCAGCACCTCGAAGACGAGGTCGGTCCCCGAGTACGCCGAGATCCCGACGATTCCGCACGTCGGCTTCGAGCGGATGGACTTCTCGCTGCTCGCGCTCGGCTTCGCCGTCGCGCTCATCCTCGGGATCGCCTGGCTGCTCGCGCGAACCTCGTTCGGATACGAACTGCGGACCAGCGGCATCCAGCCGGCGGCGGCCGCCTACGGCGGCGTCGACGAGAAGCGAATGACCGTCGCCAGCATGACCCTCTCCGGGGCGCTCGGCGGCATCTCCGGCGCGTTCTGGGTGCTCATGGTCCACGGCAGCTGGCGCGAGAACGTCCCGTCGATCGGCTTCGACGGGATCGCCGTCTCGGTGCTGGCGGGCAACAACCCGATCGGCGTCGGCGCCGCGGCGCTCCTGTTCGGCGTCATCAAGAGCGGGCAGCGATCGATCGGGACCGCGACGAACGTCCCGCCGGAACTGGTCGGCATCCTCTCCGGCCTGATCATCCTCTTCGTCGCGATGCCGGAGTTCTTCCGGCTGCTCGGCCGTCGGTACGTCGACGTCGGATCGCCGGAGCCCGTGCGAGCCGACGGCGGCACCGCCGGGGCCGACGGAGGTGCGGACGATGCGTAA
- the dacZ gene encoding diadenylate cyclase DacZ produces MAGLDDVFGDLFSSVDAVMLFSPSGSYYERFTGLEDLDVIVVGTENGVGAETFVELPLAFDDVSERIRFGIEGGLGQDVIEDGDVIACAMSVFGGEIDTVSRVRADGDQHTGIYDLFAKSRAEPEVIKAVLELAIELGKKGQKGKPVGALIVVGDAGKVMNKSRPLSYNPFEKSHVHVGDPIVNVMLKEFSRLDGAFVISDAGKIVSAYRYLEPSAEGVDIPKGLGARHMAGGAITRDTNAIAIVLSESDGLVRAFKAGELILEVDPEAY; encoded by the coding sequence ATGGCCGGATTAGACGACGTGTTCGGGGATCTCTTCTCGAGTGTCGATGCCGTCATGCTCTTTTCGCCGAGCGGGTCGTACTACGAGCGATTCACGGGACTCGAAGACCTCGACGTGATCGTCGTCGGGACGGAAAACGGCGTAGGCGCCGAGACGTTCGTCGAGCTGCCGCTCGCGTTCGACGACGTCTCAGAGCGGATCCGCTTCGGCATCGAGGGTGGCCTCGGACAGGACGTGATCGAGGACGGCGACGTGATCGCGTGCGCGATGAGCGTCTTCGGCGGCGAGATCGATACCGTCTCCAGGGTTCGCGCCGACGGAGATCAGCACACGGGCATCTACGATCTGTTCGCGAAGTCCCGCGCGGAACCCGAGGTGATCAAAGCGGTGCTCGAACTGGCGATCGAACTCGGGAAGAAAGGACAGAAGGGGAAACCCGTGGGCGCGCTGATCGTCGTCGGCGACGCGGGGAAGGTGATGAACAAGTCGCGGCCGCTCTCGTACAACCCCTTCGAGAAATCCCACGTCCACGTCGGCGATCCGATCGTGAACGTGATGCTGAAGGAGTTCTCGCGGCTCGACGGCGCGTTCGTCATCTCCGATGCGGGCAAGATCGTCTCGGCGTACCGTTACCTCGAACCGTCCGCGGAGGGGGTCGACATCCCGAAGGGGCTGGGTGCGCGACACATGGCCGGCGGTGCGATCACCCGGGACACGAACGCGATCGCGATCGTGCTCTCGGAAAGCGACGGGCTCGTCCGCGCGTTCAAGGCGGGCGAGCTCATCCTGGAGGTCGATCCGGAGGCGTACTGA
- a CDS encoding mechanosensitive ion channel family protein, which yields MVEWQTLIDEPAVIAAAVLALGLVIGFLVGRLNKELLSASGVPDAVEGTPFERTAQSLGTSTVDIVARLSSWFIYGIAVLTAIHIAQLLDTDAFWLRVTSYIPQVFIAILVLILGFIVADKSELVVSEYLRGVKLPEVSVIPKIVKYTVLFVAFVIALGQINVYVVPLLILLTVYTAGIVIIGAITFKDFLISSAAGIYLLLNQPYSIGDEITIGDQSGIVQEVDLFVTKIEDDSEEYIVPNRRVFENGIIRDRE from the coding sequence ATGGTAGAGTGGCAGACGCTGATCGACGAGCCGGCGGTCATCGCGGCGGCGGTGCTGGCGCTCGGCCTCGTCATCGGCTTTCTCGTCGGACGGCTGAATAAGGAGTTACTCTCGGCGTCGGGCGTGCCGGACGCCGTCGAAGGGACGCCGTTCGAGCGGACCGCCCAGTCGCTCGGCACCTCGACGGTCGACATCGTCGCCCGGCTGAGTTCGTGGTTCATCTACGGCATCGCCGTCCTGACGGCGATCCACATCGCTCAGTTGCTCGACACTGACGCCTTCTGGCTGCGCGTGACGAGCTACATCCCGCAGGTGTTCATCGCCATCCTCGTGCTCATCCTCGGATTCATCGTCGCGGACAAATCGGAACTGGTGGTCAGCGAGTACCTTCGAGGGGTGAAACTCCCGGAAGTGTCGGTGATACCGAAAATCGTCAAGTACACCGTGCTCTTCGTGGCCTTCGTCATCGCGCTGGGACAGATCAACGTCTACGTCGTGCCGCTGTTGATTCTGCTGACGGTGTACACGGCCGGAATCGTCATTATCGGGGCGATCACGTTCAAAGACTTCCTCATCTCGAGCGCGGCCGGCATCTACCTGTTGCTCAACCAGCCGTACAGCATCGGCGACGAGATCACGATCGGCGACCAGTCCGGGATCGTCCAGGAGGTCGACCTGTTCGTCACGAAGATCGAAGACGACTCGGAAGAATACATCGTCCCGAACCGCCGGGTGTTCGAGAACGGCATCATCCGGGACCGAGAGTAG